The following proteins are encoded in a genomic region of Thioclava nitratireducens:
- a CDS encoding sigma-54-dependent transcriptional regulator, producing the protein MRPSDSDTKTPDSETHGGTDDQPYASSQRARDGEDAEADHFLLIEDVGSLRAIYDAYLRNAGFVTHLAASAEEGMRIFRENPIRMVLLDLMLPDRDGDELIAEMLALRPYTAIIAVTADRSIDRAVRAMQEGAIDFLVKPIDEPRFRSAIESARSLSLRADANDANAVEGTVGEFIGSAPKMRALYARTRAAARSTAPVYIWGESGTGKELCAHAVHSTSPRADGPFVALDCGALPAERIDSELFGHSRGAFPGALEDKPGALHDADGGTLLLDNIGELAPTAQIKLLRFLQSGQIKPLGASQAIDVNVRIVCAATSSPTALLQSGAIREDLYYRLVVLAIEMPPLRMHRQDIGPLARMALERFASEEDRCFSEIEPEAIARLEDRPWPGNVRELMNVIRATIVMHEGPVLRAHMLPEFDPTMGAAAAPAAQAADPFANRTLAEIERAAIEAAIDRHDGSIPRAALELGVAPSTIYRKRDAWLSKD; encoded by the coding sequence ATGAGACCCAGTGACTCCGATACGAAGACCCCGGACAGCGAGACGCACGGAGGGACGGACGACCAGCCTTACGCGTCAAGCCAACGCGCGCGGGACGGCGAAGACGCAGAAGCCGATCATTTCCTTCTGATCGAAGATGTCGGATCGCTGCGCGCGATCTACGACGCTTATCTGCGCAATGCCGGCTTCGTCACCCATCTCGCGGCAAGCGCCGAGGAAGGGATGCGCATCTTCCGCGAGAACCCGATCCGCATGGTTCTGCTCGATCTGATGCTGCCCGACCGTGATGGCGATGAGTTGATCGCGGAGATGCTGGCCCTGCGCCCCTACACGGCGATTATCGCGGTCACCGCCGACCGGTCGATCGATCGCGCGGTGCGAGCGATGCAGGAGGGCGCGATCGACTTTCTCGTCAAACCGATCGACGAACCGCGCTTCCGAAGCGCCATCGAGAGCGCGCGCAGCCTGTCGCTGCGAGCGGATGCCAACGATGCGAACGCGGTCGAAGGGACGGTCGGGGAGTTCATCGGCAGCGCGCCGAAGATGCGCGCGCTCTATGCCCGGACGCGCGCCGCCGCCCGCTCGACGGCGCCGGTCTATATCTGGGGCGAGAGCGGCACCGGCAAGGAACTCTGCGCCCATGCGGTTCACAGCACGAGCCCCCGCGCCGACGGCCCCTTCGTCGCGCTTGATTGCGGCGCCCTGCCCGCGGAACGGATCGACAGCGAGCTGTTCGGTCACAGCCGCGGCGCCTTCCCCGGCGCCTTGGAAGACAAACCCGGTGCGCTCCATGACGCAGATGGAGGCACTCTGTTGCTCGACAATATCGGCGAGCTCGCCCCCACCGCGCAGATCAAGCTGCTGCGGTTTTTGCAAAGCGGCCAGATCAAACCGCTCGGTGCCAGCCAGGCGATTGACGTCAACGTGCGTATCGTCTGCGCCGCCACCAGTTCGCCGACGGCACTGCTGCAAAGCGGCGCGATCCGCGAAGACCTCTATTACCGGCTGGTGGTGCTCGCGATTGAGATGCCGCCGCTGAGGATGCACCGGCAGGATATCGGCCCTCTGGCGCGGATGGCGCTGGAGCGGTTCGCCTCCGAGGAAGATCGCTGCTTCAGCGAGATCGAGCCCGAAGCGATCGCCCGTCTTGAAGACCGCCCCTGGCCCGGCAACGTGCGCGAACTCATGAACGTGATCCGCGCGACGATCGTCATGCATGAGGGGCCGGTGCTGCGCGCCCATATGCTTCCGGAGTTCGACCCGACGATGGGCGCCGCCGCCGCGCCTGCCGCGCAAGCCGCCGATCCCTTCGCGAACCGAACCCTGGCAGAGATCGAGCGCGCCGCGATCGAAGCCGCGATAGACCGCCATGACGGATCTATCCCGCGGGCGGCGCTGGAACTGGGGGTCGCGCCCTCTACGATCTATCGAAAGCGCGATGCGTGGCTGTCGAAGGACTGA
- a CDS encoding NAD kinase has translation MAKQFTHIHFAASHAETAQKALEDLVARYGQVPRYAADVIVALGGDGFMLQCLHEGTGLPVYGMNRGSVGFLMNDYVADDLPERLEAAEQAVINPLSMKAETEDGMLHEALAINEVSLLRAGPQAAKLKISINGKVRMEELVCDGAIVSTPAGSTAYNFSAHGPILPIGSDVLALTGIASFRPRRWQGAILPSSALVRFDILESDKRPVMADADSRSVKPVKWVEVRSEPEIEHCILFDPGHGLEERLMREQFA, from the coding sequence GTGGCGAAGCAATTTACCCATATCCATTTCGCAGCCTCCCATGCCGAGACGGCGCAGAAGGCGCTCGAGGATCTGGTGGCGCGTTACGGGCAGGTGCCGCGCTATGCGGCCGATGTGATCGTGGCGCTTGGCGGTGACGGGTTCATGCTGCAATGCCTCCACGAGGGCACGGGGTTGCCGGTCTACGGGATGAACCGCGGCTCGGTCGGCTTCCTGATGAACGACTATGTCGCCGACGATCTGCCAGAGCGGCTGGAGGCGGCGGAGCAGGCGGTGATCAATCCGCTGTCGATGAAAGCCGAGACCGAAGACGGGATGCTGCATGAGGCGCTCGCCATCAACGAGGTCTCGCTGCTGCGCGCGGGTCCGCAGGCCGCGAAGCTGAAGATCTCGATCAACGGCAAGGTGCGGATGGAAGAACTGGTCTGCGACGGCGCGATCGTCTCCACCCCGGCCGGATCGACCGCCTACAACTTCTCCGCCCACGGGCCGATCCTGCCGATCGGCTCCGACGTGCTGGCGCTGACCGGCATCGCGAGCTTCCGGCCACGTCGCTGGCAGGGCGCGATCCTGCCATCCTCCGCGCTCGTGCGCTTCGACATTCTGGAATCCGACAAGCGACCGGTCATGGCCGATGCGGACAGCCGATCGGTCAAGCCGGTCAAATGGGTCGAGGTGCGCTCCGAGCCGGAGATCGAGCACTGCATCCTCTTCGATCCCGGCCACGGTCTCGAAGAGCGATTGATGCGCGAGCAATTCGCCTGA
- the glyA gene encoding serine hydroxymethyltransferase has protein sequence MKDQRDAGFFTESLSSRDPELFKSITDELGRQRDEIELIASENIVSKAVMEAQGSVMTNKYAEGYPGKRYYGGCQYVDVAENLAIDRAKQLFGCEFANVQPNSGSQANQGVFTALLKPGDTILGMSLDAGGHLTHGAKPNQSGKWFNAIQYGVRKQDSLLDYEQVRELALEHKPKLIIAGGSAIPRQIDFAKFREIADEVGAYLMVDMAHFAGLVAGGQHPSPFPYADVATTTTHKTLRGPRGGMILTNNEEIAKKVNSAIFPGIQGGPLMHVIAGKAVAFGEALRPEFKNYAAQVVKNAQALADELMKGGLDIVTGGTDTHVMLVDLRPKGVKGNATEKALGRAHITCNKNGIPFDPEKPMVTSGIRLGTPAGTTRGFGEEEFREIARLIVEVVDGLAANGEEGNGEVETAVKAKVATLLSGFPIYPEL, from the coding sequence ATGAAAGACCAACGCGATGCGGGCTTCTTCACCGAAAGCCTCTCCAGCCGTGACCCCGAACTGTTCAAGTCGATCACCGATGAACTCGGTCGCCAGCGCGACGAGATCGAACTGATCGCCTCGGAAAACATCGTCTCGAAGGCGGTGATGGAGGCGCAGGGTTCGGTGATGACGAACAAATACGCCGAAGGGTACCCGGGCAAGCGCTACTACGGCGGTTGCCAATATGTCGACGTCGCGGAGAACCTCGCGATCGACCGCGCCAAGCAGCTCTTCGGCTGCGAATTCGCGAACGTCCAGCCGAACTCGGGCAGCCAGGCGAACCAGGGCGTGTTCACCGCGCTTCTGAAACCCGGCGACACCATCCTCGGCATGAGCCTCGATGCGGGCGGCCACCTGACCCACGGCGCCAAGCCGAACCAGTCGGGCAAGTGGTTCAACGCGATCCAGTACGGCGTGCGCAAGCAAGACAGCCTGCTGGACTACGAGCAGGTCCGTGAACTCGCGCTGGAGCACAAGCCGAAGCTTATCATCGCCGGTGGCTCGGCTATCCCGCGCCAGATCGACTTCGCCAAGTTCCGCGAAATCGCGGACGAGGTCGGCGCCTACCTGATGGTCGACATGGCCCACTTCGCGGGCCTCGTGGCGGGCGGTCAGCACCCCTCGCCCTTCCCCTATGCCGATGTCGCGACCACCACGACGCACAAGACGTTGCGCGGTCCGCGTGGCGGCATGATCCTCACCAACAACGAGGAGATTGCGAAGAAGGTGAACTCTGCGATCTTCCCGGGCATTCAGGGCGGTCCGCTGATGCATGTCATCGCCGGCAAGGCCGTGGCCTTCGGCGAAGCGCTGCGCCCCGAGTTCAAGAACTACGCAGCCCAGGTCGTGAAGAACGCTCAGGCGCTGGCCGACGAGCTGATGAAGGGTGGCCTCGACATCGTCACCGGCGGCACCGACACCCACGTGATGCTGGTCGACCTGCGCCCGAAAGGCGTGAAGGGCAACGCGACCGAGAAGGCTCTGGGCCGCGCGCACATCACCTGCAACAAGAACGGCATCCCGTTCGACCCGGAAAAGCCGATGGTCACCTCGGGCATCCGTCTGGGCACCCCGGCGGGCACGACCCGTGGCTTCGGCGAAGAAGAGTTCCGCGAGATCGCACGCCTGATCGTCGAAGTGGTCGACGGGCTCGCAGCGAATGGCGAAGAGGGCAATGGCGAGGTCGAAACGGCCGTGAAGGCCAAGGTCGCGACCCTGCTCAGCGGCTTCCCGATCTACCCCGAACTCTGA
- a CDS encoding alpha/beta fold hydrolase: MLNTTLYSSDSNPGARPLIIAPGLFGSARNWTAIAKRLSADRPVIALDMRNHGDSFWDDDHSYEAMAGDIAEVIEANGGVADVLGHSMGGKAAMTLALTRPERVEHLIVADIAPENYDHGDNHTALIEAMQEMDISDLTSRSTADERLGEQVFDPGTRAFLLQSLVLRDGPPRWKFNLAALKANMDGILGWPETLEGKQFDGPTLFLSGADSHYVQPEMHERIRGFFPQARFEEVDNAGHWLHAEKPREFEADVARFLNSAS, translated from the coding sequence ATGTTGAACACGACCCTCTACTCCTCCGACAGCAATCCCGGCGCGCGGCCCCTGATCATCGCGCCCGGCCTTTTCGGATCGGCCCGGAACTGGACCGCGATCGCCAAACGGCTGAGCGCGGACCGGCCCGTGATCGCGCTCGACATGCGCAATCACGGCGACAGCTTCTGGGACGACGATCACAGCTATGAGGCGATGGCGGGGGATATCGCCGAGGTGATCGAGGCGAATGGTGGGGTCGCGGACGTTCTGGGCCATTCGATGGGCGGCAAGGCGGCGATGACGCTCGCCCTGACGCGGCCGGAACGTGTCGAGCATCTCATTGTCGCGGATATCGCGCCCGAGAACTACGACCACGGCGACAACCACACTGCGCTGATCGAAGCGATGCAGGAGATGGATATCAGCGATCTGACCTCGCGTTCCACCGCGGACGAGCGGCTGGGCGAGCAGGTCTTCGATCCGGGCACCCGCGCCTTCCTGCTACAATCGCTGGTGCTGCGCGACGGCCCGCCGCGCTGGAAGTTCAACCTTGCGGCGCTGAAAGCGAATATGGACGGCATTCTCGGCTGGCCCGAGACACTCGAGGGCAAACAGTTCGACGGACCGACGCTGTTCCTGTCCGGCGCGGACTCGCATTATGTCCAGCCGGAGATGCATGAGCGTATCCGCGGCTTCTTCCCGCAGGCTCGCTTCGAGGAAGTCGACAACGCGGGGCACTGGCTGCACGCCGAGAAACCCCGCGAATTCGAAGCCGACGTGGCGCGTTTCCTCAACTCCGCGAGCTGA
- a CDS encoding cytochrome b encodes MSYAPGYSKTQIWLHWAVVLLLIVQYLFNDEMGHTFHDLMKNGSADAGFLTYGHIVIGITVLVLAIWRLALRAGHGTPEPPENDPAILRFGAAAIHWLLYVLLFLIPIAGLVAYYGQLGWAAETHSILTTALLWLAGLHVAAALYHQYVKRDHLLRRMMRPGA; translated from the coding sequence ATGTCCTACGCCCCCGGTTATTCGAAAACGCAGATATGGCTTCACTGGGCCGTCGTCCTGCTGCTCATCGTCCAGTACCTGTTCAATGACGAGATGGGCCACACTTTCCATGACCTGATGAAGAACGGATCGGCCGATGCCGGGTTTCTGACTTATGGTCACATCGTCATCGGCATCACGGTGCTCGTACTTGCGATCTGGCGCTTGGCGCTGCGCGCAGGCCATGGAACGCCCGAGCCGCCGGAGAACGATCCTGCCATTCTGCGGTTCGGCGCAGCGGCAATCCACTGGCTCCTTTACGTGCTGCTCTTCCTGATCCCGATTGCGGGGCTCGTGGCCTATTACGGGCAGCTGGGATGGGCGGCCGAGACGCACTCGATCCTGACGACGGCTCTCCTGTGGCTCGCCGGTCTGCATGTGGCGGCCGCGCTCTACCACCAATACGTCAAGCGCGATCATCTGCTCCGCCGGATGATGAGGCCGGGCGCCTGA